The Fusarium falciforme chromosome 7, complete sequence genome window below encodes:
- a CDS encoding Non-reducing end alpha-L-arabinofuranosidase has protein sequence MTTFTPLPKGHEASPSISFNPEHTIADINPLIYGGFTEHMGRCIYGGIYEPDNGHGLSDKNGLRTDVMECIKELQVPVVRYPGGNFCATYRWQDGIGPRDKRPKRPELAWDGTEPNTFGTDEFMAWCKAVGAEPYLCLNMGTGTLEDALAWVEYCNSNKDTYFANLRRQNGHEEPYRVKYWALGNEMWGPWQVEQHTKEDYAKKAVQWARALKLLDPSIQLILCGKDGYSDWDRYTLQQCVRWVDMHSIHYYSMGKGHYTNISSVYGAERAIQVCSSLIDLARCEFDMSPYPEVDRINSKPLGKKRPTICFDEWNVWDPERAPGHKGGEEQYNLSDGLAVAIWLNVFIRNCKELGMATIAQSVNVIAPLMTTPQGVWKQTTYFPLLLFSRYMRGKSVAVHVRSGTYEGPTWPEWIQSTCVVPKLDASAAVDDDGWMNVAVVNSHEEQTLSTKIDGIKAGTEVQVFTVGGERYRASDVNSMDDERIGICETTWTSGESFQFERLSFTLLRWKL, from the exons ATGACAACTTTTACACCACTCCCCAAGGGCCATGAGGCCTCGCCATCGATTTCTTTCAACCCAGAACACACGATAGCAGATATCAATCCGCTGATTTACGGCGGTTTCACCGA ACATATGGGCCGTTGCATATACGGTGGAATTTATGAGCCAGACAATGGTCACGGTCTTTCGGACAAGAACGGATTACGGACTGATGTCATGGAGTGCATCAAGGAACTTCAGGTTCCTGTTGTGCGTTACCCCGGGGGCAACTTCTGCGCCACCTACCGCTGGCAAGACGGCATCGGTCCCAGGGACAAGCGGCCCAAGAGGCCAGAGCTTGCCTGGGATGGAACAGAACCCAACACATTCGGCACCGACGAATTCATGGCTTGGTGCAAGGCAGTCGGAGCGGAGCCCTATCTGTGCTTGAACATGGGAACAGGCACTCTTGAAGATGCTCTTGCGTGGGTTGAGTATTGCAACAGTAACAAGGATACCTATTTCGCCAATCTGAGACGGCAAAACGGCCACGAAGAGCCCTACCGTGTCAAGTACTGGGCCCTTGGTAATGAGATGTGGGGTCCATG GCAAGTTGAGCAACACACGAAGGAGGACTACGCCAAGAAGGCTGTACAGTGGGCTCGAG CTCTGAAACTACTCGACCCTTCAATCCAATTGATTCTTTGTGGAAAAGACGGATACTCTGACTGGGATCGATATACCCTCCAGCAGTGCGTCCGGTGGGTAGACATGCACTCCATTCATTACTATTCCATGGGCAAGGGGCACTATACCAACATCTCGTCGGTATACGGCGCTGAGCGAGCCATCCAAGTCTGCTCATCACTCATCGACCTCGCAAGATGCGAGTTTGACATGTCTCCATACCCAGAAGTCGACCGCATCAACAGTAAGCCcctggggaagaagaggcccACCATATGCTTCGACGAGTGGAATGTTTGGGATCCTGAGCGAGCGCCTGGACACAAGGGGGGTGAGGAGCAGTACAATTTGAGCGATGGCTTGGCAGTGGCCATCTGGCTCAACGTCTTTATTCGCAACTGCAAAGAACTTGGTATGGCCACCATTGCCCAGAGTGTCAACGTCATTGCGCCACTCATGACCACCCCACAGGGGGTGTGGAAGCAGACAACATACTTCCCTCTCCTGCTGTTCTCCAGATACATGCGCGGCAAGTCTGTCGCGGTTCATGTTCGGTCAGGAACGTATGAGGGGCCAACATGGCCCGAGTGGATTCAGAGCACTTGCGTAGTGCCCAAGCTTGATGCCAGCGCGGCCGTTGACGATGACGGATGGATGAATGTTGCTGTTGTCAACTCGCATGAGGAGCAGACCCTATCGACAAAAATTGATGGCATCAAGGCTGGCACAGAGGTCCAGGTCTTCACCGTTGGCGGAGAGAGGTACCGTGCCTCTGACGTCAATTCTATGGACGATGAGAGGATCGGTATCTGCGAGACAACGTGGACTTCGGGAGAATCATTTCAATTTGAGCGGTTGAGCTTCACTCTTTTGCGATGGAAGCTATGA
- a CDS encoding HET domain-containing protein produces the protein MDAQESHISLYSLIPLEPKKREIRLLRLLPGGGDGPVKTDLIRESLDNSPDFSVLSYSWGPESDKVPITVQGMTVMITRNLHQCLLNLRSDTTPLVIWIDAICINQSSNEEKNTQVPLMRDIYKAAREEFVWLGETTTGLDLIVSCVRFIASQDQDFHLDKLERIVDHLVVSPEEIASAFTEFSELAWFHRTWIIQEFALPRQDPIFLCGEHRIPWPHLRRWWHDLKECNRKVTNHAELNRESPDWQKLHELISSHPLEGLSTLRDICSHEEVLTKGLPLSVLIESSKKSLATDPRDKVYGVLGLANDDAKSRLTIDYNKSVQDIYEEVTRYLIFAEGKLNTLSGQALDIIPQWDQSTGNSAPPGLPVFKWQRNTKNVASSWIRDYSHVQPSYRPTPFLPDWLPRAVGYDASLKSAPVETSNRQPGELGICGMEVDVVEECHRAWYMLPGSVAYLKDWDAILPIFFKASRSKTSNSERETEVQLNRELRTSKDPEWDLPYNPKHGASKKMKEAIWRTVIGDEMFQIAQRAPEYCSRLFDGYIDAVLGRTGHYKVPDDADTTLDKEMALFSRFQRRMDTVLYRRSAFSTPGGWIGIGPDNMKAGDVIVLLSGGDVPHVLRLCGCGDHYELIGECYVEGIMYGEMMTALKKESSVKGKIFRIR, from the exons ATGGACGCCCAAGAATCTCACATAAGCTTGTACAGCTTGATTCCTCTCGAACCgaaaaagagagagattCGTCTGTTACGACTCCTACCTGGCGGCGGTGATGGCCCGGTCAAGACCGACCTCATCCGAGAATCCCTCGACAACAGCCCGGATTTCAGCGTTCTTTCATACTCATGGGGGCCGGAAAGCGACAAGGTCCCTATCACCGTTCAGGGTATGACCGTGATGATCACTCGGAACCTCCACCAGTGCCTTCTGAACCTGAGATCTGACACAACCCCGCTTGTCATCTGGATCGACGCCATCTGCATCAACCAGTCTTCCAACGAGGAAAAGAATACACAGGTACCGCTAATGCGAGACATCTACAAGGCGGCAAGGGAAGAGTTTGTGTGGCTGGGCGAAACAACGACTGGCCTGGACTTGATCGTCTCATGCGTTCGGTTCATTGCatctcaagaccaagacttCCATCTAGATAAGCTGGAGCGCATCGTGGACCACTTGGTCGTTTCGCCAGAAGAAATTGCATCAG CATTCACCGAGTTTTCCGAGCTGGCATGGTTCCATCGCACATGGATCATCCAAGAATTTGCTTTACCTCGTCAAGACCCGATCTTCTTGTGTGGTGAACACCGCATCCCATGGCCTCATTTACGACGATGGTGGCATGATCTAAAGGAATGTAACAGAAAAGTAACTAATCACGCCGAGTTGAACCGAGAAAGCCCTGATTGGCAGAAGCTCCACGAACTCATCTCTTCCCATCCACTAGAAGGTCTTAGCACACTGAGAGACATATGCTCACACGAAGAGGTTCTGACAAAAGGACTTCCACTCTCAGTACTGATTGAGTCAAGTAAGAAGTCCCTCGCCACGGACCCAAGAGACAAGGTATATGGTGTCCTGGGACTCGCCAACGACGACGCCAAATCGAGACTCACGATAGACTACAACAAGTCAGTCCAGGATATTTACGAAGAAGTCACCCGGTATCTCATCTTCGCAGAGGGCAAGCTCAACACCCTGTCCGGGCAAGCACTGGATATCATACCGCAATGGGACCAAAGCACCGGAAATTCTGCTCCCCCTGGACTCCCAGTTTTCAAGTGGCAACGAAACACGAAGAACGTCGCTTCGAGCTGGATCCGGGACTATAGCCACGTTCAGCCCTCGTACCGACCGACACCATTTCTGCCAGACTGGCTGCCTCGTGCTGTAGGCTACGACGCCTCGCTGAAGTCAGCTCCGGTTGAGACTTCCAATCGTCAGCCTGGAGAGCTGGGAATATGCGGAATGGAGGTAGACGTTGTAGAGGAGTGCCACAGGGCTTGGTATATGCTTCCAGGCAGCGTGGCATATCTGAAGGACTGGGATGCAATCCTTCCTATCTTCTTTAAAGCTTCTCGCTCAAAAACTTCCAACTCAGAGAGGGAAACCGAGGTGCAACTCAACAGAGAACTTCGGACGAGCAAAGATCCAGAGTGGGATCTTCCTTACAACCCAAAGCATGGAGCTTCCAAAAAAATGAAGGAGGCAATCTGGAGAACCGTCATCGGAGACGAGATGTTCCAGATTGCTCAACGAGCTCCAGAATATTGTTCTAGACTCTTTGACGGATATATAGACGCGGTCCTAGGGCGGACCGGGCACTACAAGGTTCCAGACGATGCTGATACCACACTTGACAAGGAGATGGCTCTATTCTCCAGGTTTCAGCGAAGGATGGACACGGTGCTGTATCGGCGATCAGCATTCTCGACCCCGGGCGGGTGGATCGGTATTGGGCCTGATAATATGAAAGCGGGAGATGTAATTGTGTTGCTGTCTGGGGGCGATGTACCGCATGTTCTTCGACTCTGCGGGTGTGGGGATCACTACGAGCTGATAGGGGAGTGCTACGTCGAGGGAATTATGTACGGGGAAATGATGACCGCCTTGAAGAAGGAGTCAAGCGTTAAGGGTAAGATTTTTCGCATTCGTTAA